The following nucleotide sequence is from Candidatus Desulfatibia profunda.
ATGCCGCCGACGGTTTTCGGCTTCGCGATGGGCTTTTTTTCCTTTAGGAGTTTGGCGATATCGCCTTTGGGCTTCGCGGTGATTTTTGTGTTTGCCGGCAAGACGACACTCATCACAACAATAAGCTTGCCCTCTCCAGCAACTCCGACAGACATAGAAAACGAAATCGCACCAACGACAACGAATTTGACGCAGTAATAGAATGGACATGCCTCCGTGCTTGCAAACAGCTGGAGGATGTAGTAGAAAAAAATATCATGGTGGAGCTTCCGGCTGTTGGCGGCAGCTCTTCTTTAAAGCCCGAAGGTGCTACTTCGGGCTTTTCATTTGATTCTCCTAAGATAATTGCAAAATACCGATATAGAGCTCAATAGATTTCTCAAGAAACCCTCTCCGGTTAATGCCGATGTTGTGATGAAATATGTTGGTTGGAATGACGCTTTGGATGAAAAAAACGGGGTGAGAAAACTAGATGGAATTAAAGGAATTAAAAGGATTTTTTAAATCCTTCGGAAGGAAATGAAATTATATGGGAATTAAACTGACAACATAATTAAACTGACAACATAACTTGCCATATGGACAAATATCATTGACGTCAACATGTTGATATAATTACTACATATCTTGAACTCAAGTTGAAACTCTTGACAGGACTTTGACCCTTCTCCCGAAGTCATACAGTTTGTAATCCTATTATGGTTTGCCGCGGGACCGGATGCGTTGAATCAGCTCGGCCACGAGCTGCCCGTTGGGTGACTTGGCGGCCGGGTTGACGGCGACCAGTTCCTCCCAGGCGCTTACGGCGCCTTCCATATTGTTTAAGTCATGCATCAGCACAATGCCCTTGTTGAAGCGCGAGACTTCGTGGCCCGGATTAATGGCGATGGCCTTGTCAAACGCCTTAATCGCTTCTTCGGGTTTGCCGCTACGGCGGTACATGACGCCCATGTCGGTCCAGACATCGGCATTGTCGGGCTTGATGGCCAGGGATTTTTGGTAGGCTCCGATGGCTTTTTCAAAATTGTCGGAATCAAAATAAAGGTTGCCCAGTTGCGTCCAGGCCTCGGCGTCTTCGGGATGTTGGGCGGTTTGCTGTTCGAGCTTAAAAATCCTGGCGGCCGTTTCGACCGAAGGCGCCCGATCACCGGCCTTCGGGGCTGCCTGCGAAGGCTCCGGTTGCGATTTTGGCGGCGAAAGCGGAACCGGCAGCCCGCTTCGGGATTTATACACCGTTAACATTACGCCTATAAAAAACCCTATAACCAGAGCAACGGTGGCAACCCAGAACATCGTCTCTTTTTTTACATAACCGGTTTCGGGAGTTTCTTCTTCTGTCATAAAATATCCTTTATTTAGTCAAAAAACCTGGTCATCTGAACTATGTCAGGGAGGACATATCTAAACCGAAATAAATAGTTAAAAATTCGAAACACGAAATTCGAAACAAATTCGAAATTCGAATGTTCAAATATTCTAAACGCTATTTGCTCTTTTTTGGCAAATTATAGGGTGCGATTTTCGAGGTCGTATTTTTTTGAATTTGGAGTTTTTGTCATTCGAATTTGTTTAGGATTTCGATATTCGAATTTCGGATTTAACGCTTTTTAAGTAACTCTCTTCCAGGAGTAAGCTAAAGCCGGGTCTTTGGGGGCTGGCCTCTTTACTATAAACTAAGTAGTTTGGCAGCATTCAAGCCGCAGATCGCTTCAATCTCCGTCGTTGACAGCCCGGATGTTTCAAGTTCCTTAAAATATCGGGCCGGCACCAGCAGCGGAAAGTCACTGCCAAAGAGAATCTTATTAAGGCCGACGATCTCTTTTGCAAGCCGGTATATTTTTCCGTCATAAAGAAACGGCGATGCGGCCGTGTCAAAATATACCTTTTCAAGGCTTGCTTTTACCTCTTTTTTAAGGAGGTTGAAAAAGAAGATGCCGCCGCCCCAGTGCGCAAGTACAATCGTATTTTCCGGAAATCTTTTGATAAGATTATAAATCTGTCTTAAGGTGTTCGGTGTTTTTCCCGGGTATAAATGGCCCACCGGTTCATTGGTGTGGATCAGAACCGGAAAATCCTTATCCCGGCAGATTTCCATCAAAGGGGCCAGCTTTTCAAGGGCGTTGTCTTCAATTCCGGATTGATAAAAGGCAAGCTCGCCGATACCGCAAAGCCCTGCTTCCAGACACCGCAACGCTTCCGAAGCGGCATCCCGGCTGAAAGGATCCAGGCAGCAAAAACCGACAAGGCGCCGGGGGAATCTTTGCACCGCTTCCAGGATATAGTCGTTATGTTCTTTAGATGTCTGCGAATTCTGCCAGGGAAAACCGAAAATAACGGATATGTCGATCCCCTGTTGATCCATGGCAGCAACAATCTCCTGAGCCCCGACCAGTTTTGATCCGGGAGCGCTGTACAGCAGCTTGAAGGCGGGCTCAGCCGGGAAATATGCTTCCCGGTTTTCACGGATCGTTTTAGGAAAAATATGGGTATGAAAGTCGATGATCATCGCCAGACCCCAGCACAAATGGTATCGTTTTGTTGACTAAAGATACTTCTATACAATATATGTACTTAATTAACAACCTTCTATCGGTGTCCGTTGATAGTTGTCCGTCGTCCGTGGAAAAGAATAGATGAAAATTGGACTATAATTATTAATTGAGGGAGCGGGTTTTATAAAAAACAACGGACATTACCCATGTTTCTGATTATCGGCATTTCACCCAAAACCAAGATTATAGACAATACCCCCAGGATCTGCCAGGCCTGCGGGCTGGCCCAGGCGCGGCTGAAGCGGGTGGACAGTTATTTCAACCTGTTTTTTATCCCGCTGTTCAGGGTAAAAAAGGGGGAGCCGTTTGTGATCTGTGACCGTTGCGAAAGTATTACGTCCGAGACGCCCTCGGCATATTATCCGCCGCCGCCCAGGAGAGATTTCCGATGCAGCGGCTGCGGCCGGCCCCTGGAAGAAGAATTCAGGTACTGCCCTTCATGCGGCAATCCCGTTCAAAGTGAGGGAATATAACTTGCAGAAAAGCTCAGATGCGCCTTTGGAACGCCACGTAGTGCTGGTGGCGCCGGATATCCCCTGGAATACCGGCAATATCGGCCGTACCTGCCTGGGGACCGGCGCTTATCTTCATCTGGTAAAGCCGCTGGGGTTTTCGCTGGAGAACCGGGATCTCAAACGGGCCGGTCTGGATTACTGGCACCGGGTCAAACTTTCGATCTGGGAAAAATTTGAAAGTTTCGAGGAAAAAACAGCGCCCCAAAAGGGTGAAGTCGTCCTGTTTACCAAAAACGGCGCCAAACCTTTCCGGGCCATGCCGCATACCCAAAGGCTTTTTCTGATATTCGGCTCGGAAACCCAAGGGCTTCCCGAAACGATCATATCCCGATATCAAAACGCCACCTACCATATTCCCATCAGCGCTGACATCCGCAGCCTGAACCTGTCCACCGCGGTCGGAATCGCACTGTACGAAAGCCTGCGCCCCTGAGTGTTAAAAAAACAATTCCCGATGATCCTTATTTAAATAACCGCAGACACACGCAGACTGCCGCGGACTTTTTGTCCGGTCGATTTGACCGGACAAAATAGCTCATCGCTTCGCGAAAAAACATGGCTGGATAGCCTTACATTTGCCCGAAGGGCATGACATTTAACAGTTAGCCGAGTCGGCTAACTATTTGTCTGTGAACGTCTGTGTGTGTCTGTGGCTAAATTGATTTTGGTATTGATAGGCACAAAAAAATAGGGCCCGAAAATTCGGGCCCTTGGGGGCAAACAAACGAGTTAACTGTAAAGCTTAGAACAGTCCCGTAACCTTCCCGGTCTTCACATCCACATCCACACGGCGGTAAGCCGGGTCGGAGCTGGTTCCCGGCATCAGGCTGATGGTGCCGCAGCAGGGGCACAGGAACTTGGCGCCGGAGAAGATCAGCACGTCGCGGACGGGCAGGGTCCAGCCCTTGGGTGTTCCCTTGACAGCCGGATCATGGGTCAGCGAAAGATGGGTTTTGACCATCATGGTGGTGTAATCGTCATACTTGGAATCGGACTCGAGCATCTTGGCCTTGGCCTCGGCCTCGGGCGTCCAGGCCACACCATCGGCACCGTAAACGTTCTTGGCAATGGTGTTGACGCGTTCACGCAGCTTCATTTCCATCGGGTACAGGAATTTGAATTCGGTTTTTTGATCACAGGCCTCGAGGACCGCATCGGCGAGTTCCAGGGCTCCGTCGCCGCCGTCGGCCCAGTGGGTGGAAACCGCACAGCGAGCACCGGCTTTCTCGGCGTACTTGCGCACCAGGGCGATCTCGTCCTTGGTGTCGGTATGGAAGCAGTTGATGCAGACCACCGGGTTAATGCCGGACATCCGGATGGTGTTGATGTGGTGCACCATGTTGGCCACGCCCTTTTCCAGCAGGCCCAGGTTCTCTTTCTGATAATCTTTGGGCAGCGGCAGGCCGGCCACGACCTTGGGGCCGCCGCCGTGCATCTTCAATGCGCGGATGGTGCTGGTAAGAACGGAGACCTGGGGTTTCAGGCCGCTGTAACGGCATTTGACGTTCCAAAATTTTTCAAAGCCGATGTCAGCACCGAAGCCGGACTCGGTCACGTGATAGTCGAACACCTTCAGACCGACCCGGTCGGCGATGATCGAGGACTGGCCCACGGCGATGTTGGCAAAGGGTCCGGCGTGGACCATTAAGGGTTGATATTCAACTGTGGACATGAGGGTCGGGTTAATGGTGTTGCGCATCCAGGCGGTCATGGCATTACCAACTTCCAGATCGCCGGTGGTGACCACTTTACCGCTCTTGTCAAAGGCCACGGTGATGTTGTTCAGTTTTTCACGCAGGTCGGCCAGGTCGCGCACGATGGAAAGAATCGCCATCAGTTCGGAGCTGACCGCAATCCCGAACCTGGACTGCATCACAAAGCCGTCCATGCGTCCGCCCAGGCCGATAATGATGTTCCGTAAGGACTGGGCGCAGAAGTCCATGATCCAGCCCATTTCCACCCGGGTGGGGTCAACGTCCAGCCGGCGCATACGGGTGAGGCGTGCGAGCTGTTCATCATTGTAGTTCCGCTCGTGCTGCATACGAGCGGTCAGGGCCACCAGGGCCAGGTTGTGAGCGTTCATGATGTCGTTAATGTCGCCGGTTAAGCCCATGGAGAACTCGGTCATGGGAATCAGCAGCGCATTGCCGCCGCCGGCCGCGGTACCTTTAATGTTCATGGTCGGACCGCCCGAGGGCTGCCGCAGACAACCGCCGACATTCACGCCGCGCTTGCCAAGACCTTCCATGAGGCCGCAGGAAGTGGTGCTCTTGCCTTCGCCCAGCGGTGTAGGGGTAATCGCGGTCACCTCAATGTATTTGCCATCCTTCTTTTTCTTGAGCCGCTCGATAATCTTCATGAAATCGAGTCTGCATAGTCTCCCCTGGGGAATGACTTCGTCTTTTTCAAGACCCAACTTTTCGCGCCATTCATCAGGAGTAGGCATGTTTTCTTCGGCCGCTTCGGAAATCTGCCAGTCGGGCATTTTTACAGCATCGTAAGCCATCTACTCAACCTCCTCTATTAAAGTTAACGGATACGGGAACCCCATACTTCATCTTACCCGCGGTTCCCTTTGCTTTAGTTATCTTTCAGGGTTTTGAACCCTATCTAGTCCATCGGATGGTCCCTGTGTAAACATGGGAATTTGATGGGATAGAACTTTCATTTAAATAAAAACAACAGACAGTTATGCTGGTAAAGAACTTAAAGTGCTTCGGCGGCTATCTATGCCGAACTAAAGATTGCCTTAAATCACATGAAATTTAATTTGGCAAGCACTATGTGAATAATTTTGTATAAAAAATTTATCCCTTTAAAAAGAGACTAAGAGCGTCCTAATAAGCCTTAAAAAAATGATTCTGTCAATAAAAAATCGAAATTAGCCCGGTGAAATTCCTGTAAAAGTTTCCAGCATGAAACTAAACATGTGCTCGTTCTCAGGTAAAAGCAGGCGGCGGCACCATAGCAGCGTTGCAGAAAGATTCAATTTCTATGGCAGTTTTTAAAAAAACCTTCCCTTTCAGCCGCCGGGTGATTTTTGTTTAGATCGGCGGCTTGCTATCATTGTTTTAAGGAAACGATTCAATCGCAACATAGTTATGACAACTGCTCTAGATGTGAGATTAGCGAGAAATTCTGGTCAGTTCTGCAGTTTATACAACCGGAAATAGAAGCCTTGGCGTTGCATCAGTTCGCTGTGAGTGCCGGCTTCGATAATCCGGCCCCTGTTGAGCACGATAATCCGGTCGGCCTCCCGGGCGGTGGAAAGTCGATGGGCGACCACAATGGCTGTTCGGTTGGCCATCAGGTTAAAAAGCGCTCTTTGGATGTGGCGTTCCGTGCTGGAATCGATATAGGAAGTGGCTTCATCCAGCAGGATCAAATCGGGGTTGCGCGCAAAGGCCCTTGCGATCGAGATGAGCTGACGTTCTCCACTTGAAAGTGACATCCCGCCTTCGGAAAGAACGGTATCAACGCCGCGGGGTAATCTGTCAACAAGGGTTTCGCAATTGGAGTCCCTGATAATTTGCCGCAGTTCCTTTTTGGTGATGTCACGCTTTCCCAAGGCAATATTGTCCCGGATTGTTTCGGAAAACAAAAACGGATCCTGCGTAACCAGGGCCAATTTTTGCCGTAATTCAAAGGTGGGAATCATTTCGATGTTCACGCCGTTTAAAAGCACCTGCCCTGATGAGGGATCATAAAACCGGGCAATAAGGTTGATAATCGATGTCTTGCCAGAGCCGGTCGGCCCCACCAGTGCCACCGTTTCACCGGCCGAAACCCGAAAAGATACCCGGTTAAGCACGGTTTCACCTTTTACATAAGCAAGGGAAACATCTTTGAAGGCGATTTCCGTGATCTTTTCGAGCCTGCGTGCCGGCATCCGGGATTTTATGCCGGGTGTGGAACTGAATTCATCCGCCGGAGCAGGCTGCGGCAAAATTTCGCTGTTGTCCAGCAGAAAAAAAATTCGTTCAGCCGATGCCATGGCATTTTGCAGGATATTGTATTTTTCGGCAATGTCTCGAATGGGCCTGAAAAACATCTTCATATATGAAATAAAAGCAACCAGGGCGCCCAGGCTGATGCTGTCGTCAAGCACCCGGCCGCCGCCGTAATAGATCACGATTGCAATGGCTACCGCCCCTAAAAGTTCGATAACCGGCATAAAGACTGCAAACACATGGACCTGTCGCATGCCGGCCAGATAATGTTCATGATTGAGTTCGGCAAAATTCCGGCAATTTGCTTTTTCCTGCAAAAAGAGCTGGATAACCCTGATTCCACCGATGGTCTCCGAAAATTTGGTATTTATCTCAGCAAGCTTGATCCTAAGAATTCGGAATGCTTCCCGGGCTTGACCGGCAAAATGAATGGACGCCGCTATCACCACCGGGAGCACCATGAAGGAAACCAGGGCCAGTTGCCAGTTGAGGCCTAAAAGAACGGCGGTGATGCCTAAAAGCAAAAAGAGGTCCCTGAAAACAAATACTATCACGGAAGTGAAAAATTCATACATGTTTTGGATGTCGTTGGCGACCCGCGTAACCAGACGCCCCACAGGATTGCGGGTAAAAAAGGCCGCCGACAGCCTCTGGATATGTTCGAAAAGGCCGACCCTCAGATCATGCATGATCATCTGCCCTGCATATTCCATCAGCATGACCTGCACAACATTCAGAGCGAACATTACCAGAACAATGGCAAGAAATGCAGCCGTAATCATGCCGACCCCGGCCAGATCACCCTTGCGCAGTATCGCCAGATCATTTTTTTCGAATTGGTCAAGATCGTCAAATTTAGCCAGAGCAAGTGACCCGTATCGTTTGAAGCGGTCCGGGTATTTTTGGACAACGGCCTTGATTTCGGCATCTGTCAGGTCCGCCCGCAGGTATCTGACGTTATCATTGGTCCGATTCCGATCCTTACCGTGCACGGGTCTGATTTGTGGAACAATATAACGGTCGATGGCGATCTTGGTGACATAAGGCATAGAAAGATCCAGCAAGGTGATACCGACAACCAGAATAATGGATAAAAAAAGGAGTGGTTTGTACGGTTTTATATACGGATACAGGCGCCCTAACATTTTTACATCATAAGGCTTGCCAAGCTGCGTTTCCTCAAAATAGCCAAAATCAGTATGCATGCAAAAACTCCTCTTCTATCTGTTGGAGACGGAAGGTTTTGGCATAGTATTGATCAGTTGCCATCAACTGCGCATGCGTACCGGATTCCACGATACGTCCGCTGTCAAGGGTAATGATCTGATCGGCAAAGCAGACCGCCGAAATTCGATGTGAGACAATTATGATGGTCCTGTTGTCGGCCATGGATCTGATGGTGTTGATAATGTCATGGCCGGTTTCCATATCTACCTGGCTGATAGGGTCATCCAGGATCAAAATGCCGGCATCGATCAAAAAGGCTCTGGCCAGGGCCACGCGCTGTTTCTGCCCGCCGGAGAGGATGACCCCTTTTTCGCCGACGATGGTATCAAAGCCGGCCGGAAAAGAACAAATGGTGTCATACAGGGCTGCTTTCTCGGTCGCCCGTATCAATTCCGGTTCGGCTGTATCCGCACCGAAGGTAATGTTTTCCCGGATGGTCCCGGCAAATAAAAACGGTTCCTGAGACACAAAGGCAATCAGGGCTCTGAGCTTGCGGATCTGTATTTTTCGAATATCGATGCCGTCGAGCAGAATACGCCCCGGCAACACATCGTAAAGCCTTGGTATAAGTCTTAAAAGGGTCGTTTTACCGCTTCCGGGAGGACCGACAATGCCAAGAATCCGGCCGCGCCCAAGATGAATATCGATTTCAGATAGAACCGGCAGGAAGTTCGGGCGGGCAGCGTTGCGCTCATATGAAAAGCCGACATTTTCAAAAACAAGGCCGCCGCAGGTCGTTCTTGGGGGCGTTGCGCCCGGCATGTCGTCAATTTCAGGTAAGGTTTTCATGATCCTGTCGATTCTGTCGAGAGAAGCTTTACCCCGCTGGATAAGATTGGTGACCCAGCCGACGGCCATCATCGGCCAGGTGAGAATTCCCAGGTAGCTGATGAACGCCACAAAATCTCCGGCGGTAATGGTAAAGTCGATGGTTTGACGGCCTCCTAAAAAAAGGACGATGGCCAGGCTTACGTTCGATAAAAAAACCATCATCGGAAAAAAAGAGCCGGTAATCCTCACCAGCTTGAGATTTTTGCCAATATAATTTTTGGACACGGTTTCAAGTCGTGCGGCGGATTCTTTTTCCTGGTTGTAGGACTTGATGATGCGGATACCTGCAAACCGTTCCCTGACGACTTCGGTTAAATCCGAAAACGCCGCTTGCACCTCCCCGTACATTCGGTGCATCTTTTTGCTGAAAAATCGTGTGCCCAGGACGATCACAGGCATGGGGATCAGGACAAACGCCGTCAGTCGAACATTAATGTAGGCCATAAAGGCGATCGCTGCCGTCCCGAGCACGACGGCATCGGTCAGTGCGACCGTACCCATGCCCGTAGCCATGCGAACATTCTGGATATCGTTGGTGGCATGCGCCATCAAATCGCCGGTTTTGGTATTATCGAAATACGACGCCGACAGCGTCTGAATATGTGCAAACAGCCTGTTGCGCATACCTTCTTCGACCCGGCGCGACGTGCCGATGAGATAGCGCCGCCAGAAATAACGGAAAATACAGATCAAGACGGCAATGCCCACGATATAAAAGGCATAAATTGCCAGGTGTATGCCGTCCGCCCGCAGCATGGTAAGGTCGTCAACAGCCCATTTGATGACACGGGGGATGAAAAGCAGCAGAATATCGACCAGGATCAGGCAGGCGATTCCAAGGAAAATGCGGTAACGATTTTCTTGAAGATACGGCTTTATCAAGTATAGAGACTTCATCTTAAAAATAGTTAAAATGGTTCGTTTGAACTCCGACCGCACGTTGACTTTCACAATGCCGGTTGTTATGATACAATGTTATGGAATCAGGAAATATTGTCGAGTTTGTCGACCGTCAGAAAATAATATGTGCGGTTGTTCTGGAAGTCAAGAAACAGAGACTCAGGCTTCTTACCGAAACCAACCGCGAAGTCAACCTTTCCCCGGGACGTCTCTTTCACAAATGCCCGCTGCGCCTTGAGCTGTCCATGGGCAGGGACAGGATCGTGGATGCCTTAAAGGAGATTTCCAGGCGGCGCCAAACATTGATTGCCGATATAGATATAAAGGAATTGTGGGAAGTTTTGAATACGGAACAGGAATGGATCGATCTTGGCACCATGACCGAATTCTGTTTTCCAAACAGCGCGACATACGATCACGAGTCCGCCGTTGTAAGGGCATTTTTCGAAAACCGGCTCTATTTCAAATTTAACCAGAATAGCTTTTTCCCGAATTCAGAAGAACTGGTTGAACGCAATACCGCCCAGC
It contains:
- a CDS encoding tRNA (cytidine(34)-2'-O)-methyltransferase yields the protein MERHVVLVAPDIPWNTGNIGRTCLGTGAYLHLVKPLGFSLENRDLKRAGLDYWHRVKLSIWEKFESFEEKTAPQKGEVVLFTKNGAKPFRAMPHTQRLFLIFGSETQGLPETIISRYQNATYHIPISADIRSLNLSTAVGIALYESLRP
- a CDS encoding ABC transporter ATP-binding protein, producing MHTDFGYFEETQLGKPYDVKMLGRLYPYIKPYKPLLFLSIILVVGITLLDLSMPYVTKIAIDRYIVPQIRPVHGKDRNRTNDNVRYLRADLTDAEIKAVVQKYPDRFKRYGSLALAKFDDLDQFEKNDLAILRKGDLAGVGMITAAFLAIVLVMFALNVVQVMLMEYAGQMIMHDLRVGLFEHIQRLSAAFFTRNPVGRLVTRVANDIQNMYEFFTSVIVFVFRDLFLLLGITAVLLGLNWQLALVSFMVLPVVIAASIHFAGQAREAFRILRIKLAEINTKFSETIGGIRVIQLFLQEKANCRNFAELNHEHYLAGMRQVHVFAVFMPVIELLGAVAIAIVIYYGGGRVLDDSISLGALVAFISYMKMFFRPIRDIAEKYNILQNAMASAERIFFLLDNSEILPQPAPADEFSSTPGIKSRMPARRLEKITEIAFKDVSLAYVKGETVLNRVSFRVSAGETVALVGPTGSGKTSIINLIARFYDPSSGQVLLNGVNIEMIPTFELRQKLALVTQDPFLFSETIRDNIALGKRDITKKELRQIIRDSNCETLVDRLPRGVDTVLSEGGMSLSSGERQLISIARAFARNPDLILLDEATSYIDSSTERHIQRALFNLMANRTAIVVAHRLSTAREADRIIVLNRGRIIEAGTHSELMQRQGFYFRLYKLQN
- a CDS encoding amidohydrolase, which gives rise to MIIDFHTHIFPKTIRENREAYFPAEPAFKLLYSAPGSKLVGAQEIVAAMDQQGIDISVIFGFPWQNSQTSKEHNDYILEAVQRFPRRLVGFCCLDPFSRDAASEALRCLEAGLCGIGELAFYQSGIEDNALEKLAPLMEICRDKDFPVLIHTNEPVGHLYPGKTPNTLRQIYNLIKRFPENTIVLAHWGGGIFFFNLLKKEVKASLEKVYFDTAASPFLYDGKIYRLAKEIVGLNKILFGSDFPLLVPARYFKELETSGLSTTEIEAICGLNAAKLLSL
- a CDS encoding zinc ribbon domain-containing protein; translation: MFLIIGISPKTKIIDNTPRICQACGLAQARLKRVDSYFNLFFIPLFRVKKGEPFVICDRCESITSETPSAYYPPPPRRDFRCSGCGRPLEEEFRYCPSCGNPVQSEGI
- a CDS encoding ABC transporter ATP-binding protein is translated as MKSLYLIKPYLQENRYRIFLGIACLILVDILLLFIPRVIKWAVDDLTMLRADGIHLAIYAFYIVGIAVLICIFRYFWRRYLIGTSRRVEEGMRNRLFAHIQTLSASYFDNTKTGDLMAHATNDIQNVRMATGMGTVALTDAVVLGTAAIAFMAYINVRLTAFVLIPMPVIVLGTRFFSKKMHRMYGEVQAAFSDLTEVVRERFAGIRIIKSYNQEKESAARLETVSKNYIGKNLKLVRITGSFFPMMVFLSNVSLAIVLFLGGRQTIDFTITAGDFVAFISYLGILTWPMMAVGWVTNLIQRGKASLDRIDRIMKTLPEIDDMPGATPPRTTCGGLVFENVGFSYERNAARPNFLPVLSEIDIHLGRGRILGIVGPPGSGKTTLLRLIPRLYDVLPGRILLDGIDIRKIQIRKLRALIAFVSQEPFLFAGTIRENITFGADTAEPELIRATEKAALYDTICSFPAGFDTIVGEKGVILSGGQKQRVALARAFLIDAGILILDDPISQVDMETGHDIINTIRSMADNRTIIIVSHRISAVCFADQIITLDSGRIVESGTHAQLMATDQYYAKTFRLQQIEEEFLHAY
- a CDS encoding tetratricopeptide repeat protein, giving the protein MTEEETPETGYVKKETMFWVATVALVIGFFIGVMLTVYKSRSGLPVPLSPPKSQPEPSQAAPKAGDRAPSVETAARIFKLEQQTAQHPEDAEAWTQLGNLYFDSDNFEKAIGAYQKSLAIKPDNADVWTDMGVMYRRSGKPEEAIKAFDKAIAINPGHEVSRFNKGIVLMHDLNNMEGAVSAWEELVAVNPAAKSPNGQLVAELIQRIRSRGKP
- a CDS encoding formate--tetrahydrofolate ligase, with translation MAYDAVKMPDWQISEAAEENMPTPDEWREKLGLEKDEVIPQGRLCRLDFMKIIERLKKKKDGKYIEVTAITPTPLGEGKSTTSCGLMEGLGKRGVNVGGCLRQPSGGPTMNIKGTAAGGGNALLIPMTEFSMGLTGDINDIMNAHNLALVALTARMQHERNYNDEQLARLTRMRRLDVDPTRVEMGWIMDFCAQSLRNIIIGLGGRMDGFVMQSRFGIAVSSELMAILSIVRDLADLREKLNNITVAFDKSGKVVTTGDLEVGNAMTAWMRNTINPTLMSTVEYQPLMVHAGPFANIAVGQSSIIADRVGLKVFDYHVTESGFGADIGFEKFWNVKCRYSGLKPQVSVLTSTIRALKMHGGGPKVVAGLPLPKDYQKENLGLLEKGVANMVHHINTIRMSGINPVVCINCFHTDTKDEIALVRKYAEKAGARCAVSTHWADGGDGALELADAVLEACDQKTEFKFLYPMEMKLRERVNTIAKNVYGADGVAWTPEAEAKAKMLESDSKYDDYTTMMVKTHLSLTHDPAVKGTPKGWTLPVRDVLIFSGAKFLCPCCGTISLMPGTSSDPAYRRVDVDVKTGKVTGLF